tttAATTGATATTGTCACTTTAAAGTGTGTTAATTGTTAAATTAAGATGCTATGAATCCTTGAACTAGttgttgagtttccgttgcacttTTATGGAAGTTGATTCATGTTAAAGACTATTGTTTGATGTTATCGGTTCCTCTGTATtttgtgaatgctatgtatccgttttatgcgacgaggtgatttgtacttgagaatgaatatgtgatacctcaattgcttcatttgtgaatttttatactctgattttatttaaataccaTGGGTAGAAATTGGGTGTtatattagtggtatcagagcaataCGGTCTTGTCCGGCTAAGTGTCGagtcgtagtgtagtctaacaatcgtgtattgttgtttatgctaattatttttatgttgtagTGACGCTATGGCAGGAAGGAATGATGATGtgatagctgctgctttggaaggaATGGCTTAGGCTATGCAGAACCAACCGAATGCTGACAAAAATGCTGGATCTCGTAGTTTAGAAACTTTCCAAAGGGAGAATCCGCCagtgttcaagggtacgcatgaccctgatggtgcttttgattggttgaaggagatcgagcgaatcttccgtgttatggattgcactcctgcTCAGAAGGTTAGATATGGCACTCATATGCTGGCcaaggaagctgatgattggtggttgGAGACGCTTGCTAGGTTAGAGGCTTCAGGTGATAAAATCAATTGGAATATGTTCCGtagggaatttctgagaaagtactatcctgaagatgttcggggtaagAAAGAGATAGAATTCCTAGAGTTGACGCAAGGGGACAAGTCTGTTactgagtatgctgccaagttcacTGAGTTGATTAAGTTCTATCCTCACTTTGATGGCGAAGGTgctgaattttctaagtgcatcaaGTTCCAAAACGGATTGTGCTCGGAAATCAAGAAAGTTGTTGGGTACCAAAAGATCATGCTTTGGCAAAAAGTTATTCTCCTTGGAAAATcacaaattttatatattaatatatatatatatatatatatatatatatatatatataatataagtggGTGTGATTTCGGGCACGAGTTTCACACTACTCAAATctgcacccgaacccgaacccaaactcagtcaactcgggttttcacacGTAGACTCGGGTGCGGGTTCGGGTGGGCCCCACAAGTTTGAGTCTGTCTGCCAACCTTATTTGTACCAGTTGAATATGAACTTGTGATCACCCTTGAAACAATGAAACCTTGAACTCTTGATGAACTTTTAAACAATCTTATAAACTCTTGGAAAATGAGGAAGCTTGAACACCTTATTGCTTGATGACTTTGAATCAAAAGAAACCCCTAGTTTTCTGGCCCGCGATCCCAATGCCAAGGTATAGATTAATGATGCATAATTTATTGTATGACCTAATGGAAGGTGTGTGCATATGAGGATAATGAAATACAAAAGACATATGATTttataaagggtaggacaaatttggggtatgacacatgatCAGTGTTTTTTACACGTtaatttaccgttgattttagtcatctttgctttatattgtcaagcgttttacttcattcttctacattttatgctttggttgtgtattgtactgtttgcaggctcaaatgaataaatcgagacaaatcaatgcgaaaaagtacaaaaagcaGAGATTTGAAGGAAGTAAAAaatcatgctacaggaggcctggcGCGACCACCCGTGTCACCTAACACCGGTCGGtcaggatgaagcgtggccaagaaaatgcaaaagagatgaaagtcagagggctgacacggcccgtgttagcaAGTATCAGATCTGGAAATTtttagcatgtttctcatcgtgacagacgtgtagtattttgatcataactagaacTTCGTAAATCAGAATGACGTGGTTCTAGCAGAAAAATTCGCAGACGAAAatggctacaactttgatgaagacaacAAAGGCAA
The Vicia villosa cultivar HV-30 ecotype Madison, WI linkage group LG6, Vvil1.0, whole genome shotgun sequence genome window above contains:
- the LOC131614294 gene encoding uncharacterized protein LOC131614294; translated protein: MDCTPAQKVRYGTHMLAKEADDWWLETLARLEASGDKINWNMFRREFLRKYYPEDVRGKKEIEFLELTQGDKSVTEYAAKFTELIKFYPHFDGEGAEFSKCIKFQNGLCSEIKKVVGILGMASMGNLKADIVPEEEETLGGIDLKEVTRGFAFPALPLTNP